Below is a window of Lolium rigidum isolate FL_2022 unplaced genomic scaffold, APGP_CSIRO_Lrig_0.1 contig_67641_1, whole genome shotgun sequence DNA.
ATATGATGGTCGTACAATGTTGATCGCCGAGAAACCTAAATGGTCGCATTATGCACGTTGCCTGCTATTAGTTCCGAAGCACATCTCACCTAGCTAATCTCAGAACCAAACTTGCCGCATCCTGGAGATGCTAGTCGGGACCTCCAACGGCCGCTTTGCTGCCTTGTTTTGTAGTCCAAAACACATAGGGTTCATATGAATTGAAAACACAAAATCTGTAGTCCAAATTGTTTGCTTGCACCATAGGACAAACACAGAACTTTTGCTAAAATGACAAGTCACATGGCGTAGTTGTGATGGAAACAAAAGGATTTTCCATGAAGTTGGGACTTGAGGTGAATTTTACTTTTTGAATTGCATGTGAAGTAGACTAGGAAAAACTCACATGGCTTGCAATCCTACGAACTTACTGGCCTAACTAAATTAGAATTTCAGAATTAGAGTGATAGGGTTATGTTTTTCCCTAGTTCTTGCAGGTCGCGGACTTGGCCTTGTACCGTATCTACAAAAAGAAgaagggggagggggaggaggaggaggagaaggcaggCCAGAACGTTGCTCCCGTATCCAACGGTTTGTCAAAGTTGGAGGAACTGCCATCACCATGTCCGGCGGCCTCGACCTCACAGGCGCAAGCCAGCGTCGGGCAAGCACATGACTATTACCACCAGGGCGCGTTTCATGATGCGACGTCGGCACCGGAGCCAGGCAGCAGCTGGGTGACGCTGATCTCTGCGGACTCACCGGGGCAGCTGCACGCAGGCTGCATGGGACAAACAGGTTCACCGCCTGCGCCATTGATGGCGCCCTCGCTGCAGGTAACTACAGAGAATTGCTCGCCCATATCGCCGCTGCCGCAGCTGCTCTCGCTGCAGGCCCTCTCGCCTATGTTGCCGCAGCACCTGGCCGTCAACGACTTCGCTCTTGCGGATTGGGACAATatgctactgctgctgcctccATCGCCACCAGCAGCATTTGCGCATGGTCTGCCAACGTCGCAGCAGCAGGATGCCGAGTATCCCGGACCTGCAGACTCGAATGAGCTCCTGAAGATGCTCCAGCCTCCAACCCTGCCAGCACCAGACTCCCAAGGCTGCCAAGATGATGAGTTCAAGGTGTGGCCCGAGATGCAGCCGGCTATGAGCCCCTGTTGGTTCCCCATGCCTGGGGACGACGAATTGCCGATGCTAACGGACGAGGAGAACAAGCTCTCATTGGACGAGCTCTTGGCCGGACTGCGCGACGACTCCGACGAGGCAGCAATGTCCACAGAGGAACCAGCTACCAACGATCAGTAGCAGCTAATTACCAAATTCAAACAAAAAGTAGCAGCTAATTATGGGATGGAGTAGTACCTGATTAAATTGTTAGTAGTCACCCTCCTTCCAAATTTACCATAACAAGAATTACAGAATAAAGGGAGTACAATAGTCTATACTGTTGTACATGACATGCAATTTCTTTAGTGAACATGACTTTGTTGATTATCATGGATTGACGACCAATTTTCTAAATCTTCTAAGTATTTGCAAGTAAATGCTGTAGAGAGTTCCTTTTGTTCCTTTTCTGTTCTAGCTCTTTCAGTATATGTTCTTATTTTCAGCTTTGCAGCCTTCCCGTTTCTGTAAACGTTGCATCATCTTGACACTCTTCTAATACAAATGACAAACACTTTAGTGTGTTTGTTTGACAAATAAAATGTTGAAAGAGAGTAGTTCACAACCCCAAATTTGGAGGGTTAACTTGGTTGACGGTGTTTGGTTCAAATATCGAACCCAAGCAAATCACTGCTGGTACTGGAAATGGAATGAGACTGAATGTTGTTTGTTTCGTCAGATTAACAGTATGCATAGTTCACTGTACGGTTTAAGAAAAAGCATTACGAGCAACGGCGACATCATATATGATTTAACTAGTATGGGTCATCAAAACCAATAGCATATACTCCATGATAAAGTATACAAACTGACTGAGACTTGGCTATACACGGTGGTAAATCAGAAACATgggcctttttcaggggaatcaaCCCAACTCAGGCTACGCGAATATTGATCATTGAGCAACTTAGCAGGAAGAACGTTGTGATAATTGCACTGGGAATTAATTCTAATTCAAAAAGCTTAGAGGTCCATACATGATAAGGGAGGGCTTATTTTGCTCCGATACTGTGTATATTCTGTCAACATCTCTGTAGATGAACTGAACATGTATGTGCCTCTCAGCATTAGCTAAGTTATCACCATAGACGGTTCTCAATTATGGCACAAATTACATCTTTCAGCGTTCCCTGCAGAATTGTCAAAATTGCATCAGACATACAGTTACGATATTATTGGTTCGTTTGAACACAAAAATGGCAAAGTCCATGGTGATATGCACAGTAATGGCTGACTATGTAGTCACATGAGAATTTCCAGAGGTTGGAAAGACAATGATCAACTGCAGTCCACATATTGTGGCAGCAAAGACGGTAATAGTTGTCAGAATCATGATTCTACATACGATTCTAAGACTTTATCACCCAAATTGAGTGGAACGATTGTACAATTCTACAACGTAGAATCTAAGATTTTACGATTCTAAAAGATAAGATCCTACGGTTTACGATCCTAACATAGAAGTTCCGATCCAATTCAGAATCACgattctatggaaattctttcaaCTCTTACCTGGGAATGATCCTTCAAACCAAGCGAGATCACCAAAGGTCGAGCTGAGCCACTGTTACTGATAAAAGAAGCACAAGAACGATGTAAATACAAAATAGTAACACGAAGTTATCAAACCTCCATACATAATAGTCCTTTGTGTATGCATAGGTAAGCAAATGGCCGTGGTATATCAGCTGAATGAGTGGCTTATAACTTGGATAGATAGGGTAATAAGTAATAACTACAGTATAAAAGTGGCACAGAAATGGGAGATAGAATAATTAAATGTTAACTATAGTGAAAGGACTGCTGCTGCAGAACATTTGCATGGAAATACGAGAATTAAAAAAGGAGCGTATTAGTGCTGATTGATTTCAAAATGTTACGAATACTCAACCAATAACTAAATGGATAAAGGATAGGACATAGGCATAACCATATAGGCCTTGTCCCATAAGCAGTTAAGCACCTCCTTATAACAAATTACATGCAGTCCAACTACCAGTACCTTGACATGTAAGCAGATAGTAACCTAAAAAATTATTCAAATACATGGGAAACAGCAGATGGCATGACTAAATGGTGAAGAAAGCAAACCTTATATGCTCAATAAGTTGACGTGCACAAGCTAGCAGGAGCGGCTGCAATCACAACATTTTCGCAGTCATTAGCTGGGTCCACAATCAGGCCTTACAATATAGACGTTGTAATGAAATTACCTCATCTCTCTTTCCAAAAAGAACAGATACATTGTAGGTTGGATCAGAGAAAACACTTTCATCTTTCCTATTGAGGGAGAAGGCTTAGTAAGAATGCAGGACACATAATGCCTCAATTCCACATCAAGAAAATTTACTTTAGAACATAAATTACAATGGCAATGCCTCAATTCCACATAATGTTATCAGGGTAACCCTCTCAAACTGTAGAACATATACCACGCTGCTTTTTCACCTCTTAGTGAACAAATTATTTAACAATGTGTTATATTCAAGAACCAGCCATCTATCATGTTGAAGGAATAAGATATCACCAATATATATTTTGAAATAGAGTCTGCAGATCTCCTTGCTACTGGATAATCATTTGATCACCCACGTGAACAAATATTAGTGTCCCAGCTCTCACTCAAAAGCTCAGCTAGACATGGAAGTTGGAACTTCCAAATATCAACAAGTTCAGAACCGCACAACATGGAGGAAGCCACATGTGCAGAACTTAGAATGCAAAGACATGCACCAAAATTTACATGCTAATGAGAGAGGATCTGCATGAGAATAAAGAACTTACTTTGCAGTTAATATGGTCCCCATGCATCCAATTTGTGTCACAATCACCTGCCGATATGATAATAGATGAGTATATCTCACATGGAAAAAATAGCATTCAACCGAATACCACCTAAGAGATGCTACTTACCAGATAGTTATCTTCATATTTGGTGATAACAATGTCAGTCTTGTTGCCCTGGATGGCCCAAACAGAACCAAGTCATTCAGACAACACGCCCACTATGCAAGATTCTTTTCGAAAACGAGTAACGCAACTAAGTTGAACAAAGTAGACACAATTTCTCCTGATTGTTCATCGGTGAAGTTCATTCCCCAGGAGACTAGAAAGGAGGGCTTGACCACATTTTTTTTATCCATTTCTCATATTAATATTAAGAGAGCTCAGAGTTATGTGGCAAACAAGGTCGGTGCAGATTGCAAGCAAATGGGGTCAATGTTGTTAAGATTACAATTGAGGTTTCAGAACGAACCAAACAAGTTATTCACATAGATGGTAACCCTGGAGAGTAATTAAAAAGGCTCTTATGTTTgtgttcacaaaaataaataaataaataaataaataatgtcTGCATTCATGACTGAAGTAAAGCACACGCTTAATTTAGGTATTCATAATTGCAACAAACGACATGAACAAAATCGACGAACCTTGATATCCAAGGAGAGGGACCTGTGCTGTACTGGGAAGTGACCATCTGTCTGAGCAGAACCCATCCGCATCTCCATCTACGAAATCAAGCAGATGAACTGTGTGCACAGAGGCGAGAAGAAGCTGTTGTTAGAACAACCGATTCATATTCCGGAACTAACCAAGCGGTCTGGAGCAATATATGGGCTTCATTGAACACGGTGAAAAGCAATACACTCTTAGAACGAAAGGATCTCCCTGTCCACCCCAATGGAGGGGAGGGAGAGCAACTAGGTGGTGTGGCTCCGGCGCGGCTCGGGGGCGCCAAGAAGCTCAGGAGTCAGTCGGTCGGTCAGGCAAGAAAAGGGGCGAAAGGAGGACGAAGCCAGCCGGGGGCATCGAGTGCTGCTGGGGTGGAGAGGAGAGGGTGTCAGGGTATACCTGACCTGGTGATACCAAGGGCACGTTCAGAAATTGTCCAGATTCGCGAATTTTTTGTCTCTCAACTTAGCAAATATTTATGTAATTTGAACAGAACTATAAGACAATGATTTCAGTGGCAGTATTTCAAGCTTCATAAACGAATCGCATCGTATCTGCAAACGGTATCACAAATCAAAATAGGCacgtatatactccctccgttcttttttaattgactcgaatttagtacaaatttgtactcAAATATTGACTGTCTTTGGACAACTACATGCATAATCTTTTTCACTACCTCTTGTACAAATATGCAAGATACCAGAGCATATGCATCATCATAATCGCAGCACCTCACAGTACGTATAAAATATATGCATAATCTTTTTCACTACCTCTTGTACAACTATCTAGCAGTACCAAAACATCACCCAAAATCATGTACTATTCCCAATGGCAACAGAGAATACGTACAGCAGCACAGTATGAAGGGAGGGGCCGGGGTGCTCACCTCTGCCTTGGAACGAGGCCGGCAGGGGATGAGGTCGGACGGGGAAGAGGTCGACGGAGGAGGGGGGTTCCCGGCGTGGACGGGGTCGAGCCGGAGCTGGCAGCGCGGTCGGGCGCGGTCGATCTGCAAGGCCGGGGCAGCGGAGGTGAAGCGGGGAAGGCGAAGGCGGGGCGACGGTAGAGGGCGGCGGGAGAGGGAGGAGTCGGGGGAGGCGGAGGTTCGCCGGCGGGAGCAGTGGCGGCGGCCAAGCCTGGAGGAACCCTACCGTGTCTGTTCCTGTTCGGGCCTGGGCACTCGTTGCGTGAATTGATTCTTCAGCCACGAACAGAAGATGGTCTAGGAAAATTGTTCGGCCTCGCGGTGGCAATTTTCTGTAAATACGGCGAAACGATATGTCCACATCCAGAAAACGATTCGGCGGGTAAGGCGCTGCGGGAAGCACCTCAAAACGTGATTTCTGAAGGCTGCTTTGGCTTTGGTTTGGAAAAGCCagttttcaaagcatctcgtttaTTTCGATTTGCCTATTTTTTTTTGGTGGAAagctaaaaaaaaatcaaaacaaacatTTTCGAAGTGTGTTTGATTATAAcaaaggaattttttcatgaggtatgagctaatgcttttttcctatagaaattatactacaagattcctataggaatatgttcctatgaatcaaacaacatgtataggaaattttcccataggaattAAATTCTACACAATTCTTatacaaatcctttgaatcaaaggagcccttatttATCTTCTGACAGAATTGCGCCCCCTTATTCCCATTGTGTAGCAACATAGGTTAATCGCGGAGCGTACCGCATGAGCTCCGCGAAAATTATACTCCTTCTATCCAGAAAAAATGACATGATCTCTATGCACTAAAAGTCGGTATATAGATAAAGTTAAATCAATTTACATATATCCACATGCGCCGGTGAACCCGATTTATATGTGGAGTATTTAATAAAAATAGTGTTTTTTTAGAATTTGCTAGCTGGCTTCTTTTTGTCATATGCCTCAATAGAGAGGGCATCATCTATAGGCTCTTGGTTTTAGGAATCCCCTTCCAGATGTCAATGATGATGTTGAAAGATTATAATTTTCTTGATatgagcttttacttcatcggatcGATTTTAGACCATTCTCATGGCTGCCGCGAGGGGAAGTATCTTTGCAATATTTGTCATGGTTGCTATGCACGTCCTCGACagcggtgattcgtactctcgtctCCCTAGTAACGTCGACAAGATTGTTCGATTTCTTTTCTCTAGTATATttttgttggtactcttgccgatgttggttGGCTACTTTAATGGTTGTATGCATGCAAGTAGGTTTGGCATTACGGCCTAAATTAAAACTATGGGAGAACCTTCTTTGATATTTATAGGTATGTGATTTGGCACCCGCATTGAGCTTCCTTTAGAAAATACAAGATTGTGTCATGCAAAAAGAAAGAGTTGAAGATCTCAAAGATTTACTCgttttttagactttattttgtaatcactGAATAGAGTTCATATATTTATGTACTATTTGCTACTATAAATACATATTGTGTTGATTGGTAAAAAAGCTTCGCGAAAAATATGCTTAAATTGTACTGTGCTTTGGGAAACTTAGTACCTAGGTGATAGAAAGTCGTCGAACACCCTCGCCAATGGGTTGGTTGGTTGATTGTTTAATCCGGAAAAAGTAAAATCTACAATGCTTTATTTAGATATTTGCATTGGGAGCCTTGGCATTGTATATTAAGTTTAATGTTAATAATACCTAGGATATTGATCAGAATTGCTAACTCTATGGTGCATGAGATTTAATAAATCTCAGTCGACCCCCTTTTTTATTGGATTTGCCTCTCGCGGCTCATGCTGGTATGATAATTGTAAATGGGTTGCAACGgagatttttctagttgcaaataggttgcaactaagatttcttAGGTTTTATAATAGATAAAAAGTATCCAGACcactgaatttgcttcttgattcatGCTAGCATATGACTATGACGGCCTCAATAGAAGCTCATGGCGTGGTGCAGCCCACGAAGGCCCAAGCCCAAGACGAAGAGGTGCAATGTACACAGGGTTCTCGTCCTTGTGTAGGGAATCAGGGAAAGGATCAGGCATGAATGACCACAAGTGTAAAGACACGCTTCACTCTCTAGTTGCTCCTCTCTTCCTCCCCAAGAACTCTAAATTATGTCTAGATCTGTTGATTTGTGGTTGTATCGACtgaatttgaactatttggtGTATTGTCACTAGTAAGGATCATCACAACTGATATGAGTTGCCACTCCATCGGAGAAATAGACAAAAATCTAGAGAAAATTCTACACACAAAAATCGAACGGATATGCTAGTGTTGTAGATTTCGGAGGCGAGTTGAGTTTGAAGAGATCGGGTAGGTATCTCACGTAAATCCTTTGTCTCTCTCGATTCTCGCGGCGGCGGTGTGCGGCTGCTACTCTATCGGCGGTGCGGGAGGCTATCTATTGGGCGGCGGGTTCATTCGGCCATGGGGTTGACGACGCCGGAGGTTCCTCTCGCACTCCTTGTGTTTGGGTAGAATTCTTGTAGGCTCGGTCTTCCCGGTACGGTTCAGGAGGTGGTTGGGGATCAATTGCAGAGGAACGACTTGTCTTAGTACTCGTGAATCTCGACAGCGGTAGAACCGGGTAGAACGAAGCGGCGGCATCACGCGTCCACTGAGTCTGGCGGTACGAGTGACTGCGGTGGAGCAGCAGGTCACCACCATGTCTATGACGATCGAGCAAGTATCGTCTCAGCTAGATAGTGTGCTGGATAGGCTAGCATCTGCAGCAACCACGGCAAATCAAAACTCACCAGTTGCCATGACCTACGAGTATTGATGGCCACCATTGCATAGGTGGTCGTGCTAGCTAGGAACTTACAAAGCTCATCGACGAGGCCTAGGGAGCACGACAGGCGCTAGCCTCACATGGACATTGGCTTTGGCCTGCATATCCAAGGTCATCGAG
It encodes the following:
- the LOC124682088 gene encoding proteasome assembly chaperone 3-like; translated protein: MEMRMGSAQTDGHFPVQHRSLSLDIKGNKTDIVITKYEDNYLVIVTQIGCMGTILTAKKDESVFSDPTYNVSVLFGKRDEPLLLACARQLIEHISNSGSARPLVISLGLKDHSQGTLKDVICAIIENRLW